A segment of the Nilaparvata lugens isolate BPH chromosome X, ASM1435652v1, whole genome shotgun sequence genome:
TTAATGGAGTTGTCAATATCCTCAAGTGTGGGTGGCTCTTCTCCTACCTCTTCTCTTTGCATAAAATGTACTATATCCTCTGCATTCATCTCAGCATTCTTGTTGAGCATCTCCTGGAAATATTCTCTCCATCCATCCAGTGCTTGTGATCTGTCAGCAATAATTTCTCCATCCTTCCCTTTGCAGATCATTACTCTTGGAGCAAAACCTTTGCGCTGACTGTTTACAAGGCTGTATAATTTCCTCATATCATTCATTTTATGACATTGTTCCATCTGCTCAAGTCCCTGGATTTCAAtactcttttttttcttctatgCAGCCTTTCCTCAACTCTTCTCAATTCCCTGTACCTTTCCATTCCTTGTCTAGTTCTGGTCCTCTGTTGCAATGCCTTGTATGCTTCATTCTTCTTTCTTGTGGCCTCTCTACACGCCTCATCAAACCAAATCTTTTTCACCTCCTTTCTTTGATCACCCAGCACCCTCTGAGCTGCATCCGTGATAGCTTCTGAACACTTGTTCCACCTTTCTGACAATGCTTGTTCATTTCCTTCAAGAAGCTTATTGGTTATAATTGTCTGGAATTCTTCAACCTTTTGTGGATTTTCAAGTGCTTTCAGCTCAAACCTCTTAGAATTACTTGGATGTATTTCCCTTGTTTTAGCTATTCTGGCTCTTACAACTGCCCCTACCAGATAATGGTCTGAGTCCACATTAGCTCCTCTATAAGTCCTGACACCCATGAGATTGGAGTAGTGTCTTGAATCTATCAAGAGATGGTCAATTTGATTGTTTGTGCTCCCGTCAGGTGAGTGCCATGTAGCTTTGTGAATGTCCTTCCGCTGGAACATTGTGCTTCCTACAACCAAGTTTTTCGACGCAGCAAAATTGATTAGTCTCACTCCATTATCACTAGATTCAGCATGCAGACTGTGCTTTCCAGTATATTGCTTGTAACATTCATCTTTGCCAATCTTTGCATTGAAATCGCCAACTATGATCTTCATATCATGGCCAGGGCAGTTATCATATACATATTCTAACTCCTCGTAAAAGTCGTCTCCTTCATCAGCTGCTCTTTCTTCTGTCGGTGCGTGCACATTTATAATGCTGATGTTGAAAAATTTCCCCTTAATGCGGATAACACATATTCTGTGATTAATTGCTTTGAAGCCAATAACAAGCTCTCTACATTTTCCACTAACTATGAAGCCTGTACTAAATATGTGTTGAGTCTCATGGCCGCTTTAGTAGACATCACTATCTCCCTTATGGAACATTCCATTGCCAGTCCACCTGATCTCTTGCAACGCCATTACACCCGCCTTATACTTCTTAAGCATCTCCACTAGCTGCTGCAAGGTTCCACCTCTATACAGGGTCCTaacattcaaaaaaaaaaaattcataacTTCATAACTTTACCTTGTTATATTTGCGCACGGTAAGGTCAccatagatttttaatttatagcCTGGTACAATAAAGTTCTGTCatagtttaaaaataaaattatttaagttTACAGGTAGAACAAACATGCGTTTACTTTCAACGTGTATCTGTCcacaaacaattattgaaagagTAATGTCAACCCAAGTAAGAACCTGcaccaataatattctatagagaTAGCAGGTTGTGAGTCTGAGTCATTGAGCACTGCTTTTTAGtgatgaagaaaagagaagtagCCTCTCACAAGGAAAAGAGTCTACACtcccaaatttcaaaaaaaaaaacaaccaaAAATAGATTATAAACCAGGAAAACATTTTCAGGGGTGCCGCGGGCGAAGCCCCCTGCCAAGCTCAAAGTGCGAGTTATAAATACTAGGCACAGGAATTATCTTAGaactgaatttctacaagttgcAAGATCTCAAAAAAGTGGCTTTACAAAGGTTCAAAATTATATGTCTGATTATATATAGTAATTGTTGGAGATATTTCGTgtatagttttcaaaaacacagtaaaaaatatttttaaggaagaatgtttacataaagttgccgatttttcaaatcaacttccTAGCTCCTAGGTTATAATTATAAGAAGGTTATTACTGTAATCATCGTACTGTGTAATCTTTTTCTATTATCTGAAGCTTATTAACTTTGTAACTTTTGAATTGTTTTGACGTTGACTATGCATTGGAAAATGTTTTATGTCAATAAATGAACTTTTATTTCTATAAGTTCAGCACGTAAAATAAAGAGACCCGCATCTTTCCACCCTCCAATTAAGTTTCGTCAACAAAGGTGGTCAAGtcttatcaaattgaaaagagCATTCAGTTCACCCGGTAGTATGTTTAATATGATATACATTCCAGTACTTGGATGATGGTCCCTAAACAcattatgcctccttcattgacaaatctaaatatttatctatctataagACGAGATGGTGTCTGTCTTTCTGTTTGTTTGTCTGTGAGCTCATCacgcttgaaatacttgactgattaagctgtaattcttcacaaagatgGCCTGTATACCGACAAGTGCcataggcctattttcgttctgaaaatcctttaaAGATAAGCCCTACGAtccttcaaagttcatatgctttttttatgaaggaagtttccattatttggttttcaacaaatcagatgttataatcattaaaaaatgtatttcataaCATCTACTATAAACTAGAGATAAAGATGCACTATTGACCCGTGAGTACAGGTACAGTCTGGtatcgcagtaggatgtgtcctcaactgtcgtctGCTGCCAGCgactctctaatttttgtacaggcccgacagttgAGACCTGCGACATTCGAAGCCAGCGatggtagaggactcctgaaaaagaggcctcaaatgtcgcctgtgTTAGGCGACAGTTAGGGCCTCTCTAATTTTGTACAgacccgacagtcgagacctgcgacggtagaggactcctgaaaaagaggcctcaaatgtcgccagcgttaggcgacagtagaggactcttcaattttcgtacactccagacaatcgaggcctacgaccgtagaggactggaaaacagtcctctactgtcgcaggcctcgactgtcgtcggtctcgactatCGCGCCTCCTTGGCCGAGTAGAGCTAGTAGCGGAAGAGCGATGGGTCGTCTCGTTTTCCAGCGATAGGAACGCCTGGTATTCCTAGCCTTGAGAGTGAGGTAAGATGAATGAGGTGTGAAAGTCACGCTGCTTGTGCTCTGCAAATTTTCAGTCTTTTTTGTGGTATTTTCGTTGAATTTTCCAGTGAAACTTGGCAGTTGGTCGATTTTAGTGGTGCTCTTGAACTTACCGTTATCTCTGTTGCAGTCAATCACATACATCGCAATTTataacagtttaaagtgaaatgTTTTCGCCTAAAAATACAAGATCCGGAAAGGCTCACCGAGATAAGGCTGGCCAGGGGAGCGGGAATGGGAGGAAAAGGTCggcttcttcctcttctctgtCTTCTAACGTCTCAGATCATTCAGGTGTTATCAgtacaaaaatcatcaaaatgatagaacaatcagtgaattcatattttgaAAGTGACAGTTTGTTGCCCCACATAGCTGCTATAGTTGAAAGCTCAATTCAACAGGTTGTTAGCGCTTTGTCTGCTTCACTCGATGTCGCCAATAAAACAATTGACAGTTTGAAAAGTGAGGTTGCTTCTCTTCAAGCAAGTATTGTTGACAAAGATGCGGCTTTTCATGAAGTGATGCAGTTTGTTATACAACTTTGAATGCACTTTTTCACTgaacaacattattatttaacgagcACTTACATAAGACATAGTGCAGTCTTATCATGCAATCTTCAATGCACTTTTTCCAAGCTAATAATGGAAagtttcacataattatttgatagaGCAAGAAAGAATAAGGATAAGAAAGAGATGTGATGCTTCCCTCATTCATCTCCACCAGTCAATTTTAGTATAAAAGCAAGTATGAAATAACATCTGCTACATAGCCACTATCATCTTCTGTTAACACCAAGACTGCCTACTCTGCTACTATCAAagtaagtttattttttatattttctctgtCTGGAAACAGCAATTTCTGAATAAACCTGCTCACTGAATTCAGACTGTATACATACATATTGGTAACATGTTGCATGCTGTGTCATATCATTACAAAAACTATGTGTAGCTGCAGAAATCTCAATCTAATATCACattttttgttgatattttaatattgctatatttgaaaatttctatGGATGTTGCTATTTGAAGTGCTTGTAATTTTCAATGGTCCTTTATCACTCAATCACAGCCAGactatttctataattttaattattattgataagtaaCTGATATAATTGTAAAAAGTGTTTCAAAGGAGATCTTTTCCAAAATTCAcgatatgaaaaaatatttcaataacatTACAGATTGCTACATTGAATCTCATATCATAATACTGTACTGTGATATAATACCTACCTACATTATAATACTCAACCTAGAGCAGCCTGAAACTCACTAGTATTTATAGCTCATAGCTCCATACACTGAAGAGCATAGCCTACAATCCTACATATTGTTGAATTTGCATGCTACTTATAAACCATAAATATGTCTAATCCATCTCTGATTTCATCTAACATTACACTAGGTTAGGAACCATCAATTAACGATCTGTTCACGATTTATcccatccttatagattctattagattaaacgaagcttgacaaacacataatgcacatcatgtgtataataagttatgttcaatccaatagactct
Coding sequences within it:
- the LOC120354665 gene encoding uncharacterized protein LOC120354665, whose protein sequence is MKIIVGDFNAKIGKDECYKQYTGKHSLHAESSDNGVRLINFAASKNLVVGSTMFQRKDIHKATWHSPDGSTNNQIDHLLIDSRHYSNLMGVRTYRGANVDSDHYLVGAVVRARIAKTREIHPSNSKRFELKALENPQKVEEFQTIITNKLLEGNEQALSERWNKCSEAITDAAQRVLGDQRKEVKKIWFDEACREATRKKNEAYKALQQRTRTRQGMERSTASMKDAYGRLEEAAKRIGLLINEKKSKVMVAGGSGALGTHEREALIEINGKHFEIVEEFIYLGSSINAKNDTSRESQTLSRKTKLMLYQTIILPVLLYGSETWAQTLADEKMLGVFERKILRRIFGGVQESGAWRRRHNEELYRLYQHADVVTLM